The Cytophagia bacterium CHB2 genome contains the following window.
TGAACGTGCGCGCCGCCTACGGCAAAACCCTGGCGCGTCCCACGTTCCGCGAATTGGCGCCCTTCGCCTCGTTTGATTTCGTCGGCGATTTCATCTTTGTCGGAAATCCGAATCTCAAGCGCACGCTGGTCGACAATTATGACGTGCGCTGGGAATGGTTCGCGCGACCCGGAGAGATTTACGCCGTCAGCGGCTTCTACAAGCGTTTTGAAAATCCCATCGAGCGCGCCATCGTGTCCAATAACAATCAAGGCCAATTCCAAAACGTTGCCGAGGCTGTCGTGTTTGGCGCGGAGTTCGAAGTGCGCCAACGCCTGGATCGCGTTGCCCCGGCGCTGAGAAATTTTCAGATCGGCGGCAATCTCACGCTGGTGCATTCGCAAGTCGATATTCCCGCCAAAGAGCTGGCGACGCTGCGCGAGCTTGACCCGCAGGCCAGCGGCACTCGTGAGTTGCAAGGTCAGTCGCCTTATCTGCTGAATGTTGACTTGTCTTATGACAACATCACCAGCGGCACCACGGCGGGACTTTATTACAACATCTTCGGCAAGCGCCTGTCTGAAGTCAGTTTGGGCGGCACGCCGAACATCTACGAACAGCCGCGCGGCACGCTTGATTTGACGGCTTCGCAACGCGTGTGGAGCGGCTTGACAATCAAAGCCTCTGGAAAGAATCTGCTCGATACCAGCATTCGCAAGGTGCATCACTTCAAAGAAGTGGATTACGTGTCCCGTGAACATAAG
Protein-coding sequences here:
- a CDS encoding TonB-dependent receptor, giving the protein MPLLNKLRFIGGVRFETTDMNVARQDPQKPRGGLETEDFLPSINFVYELQSNMNVRAAYGKTLARPTFRELAPFASFDFVGDFIFVGNPNLKRTLVDNYDVRWEWFARPGEIYAVSGFYKRFENPIERAIVSNNNQGQFQNVAEAVVFGAEFEVRQRLDRVAPALRNFQIGGNLTLVHSQVDIPAKELATLRELDPQASGTRELQGQSPYLLNVDLSYDNITSGTTAGLYYNIFGKRLSEVSLGGTPNIYEQPRGTLDLTASQRVWSGLTIKASGKNLLDTSIRKVHHFKEVDYVSREHKLGRTYSLGLTYNIE